The Gemmatimonadaceae bacterium genome contains a region encoding:
- a CDS encoding thiamine pyrophosphate-binding protein, producing the protein MFSGEKICTLLEQLGVTHVVTVPDSTIGRWQAAIKERGTPSLVRVCREGEAWQVAAGLQLGGAAPLVLIQCTGLLESGDAIRNALHDFGLPLFAIIGYRSYLNQDTLPGDTCLVFTEPTLDAWKIDYRLITMLSQFDDIGAHFIACRDAGKPGAILLAEGKA; encoded by the coding sequence ATGTTCTCAGGCGAAAAAATCTGCACTCTGCTCGAGCAGCTCGGCGTCACCCACGTCGTCACTGTGCCGGACAGTACCATCGGCCGGTGGCAAGCCGCCATCAAAGAGCGCGGCACACCCAGCCTCGTTCGCGTCTGCCGCGAAGGAGAAGCATGGCAGGTCGCCGCCGGCCTCCAGTTAGGCGGCGCCGCCCCACTCGTGCTCATCCAGTGCACCGGCCTGCTCGAATCCGGCGACGCAATCCGCAACGCACTCCATGATTTCGGATTGCCGCTGTTCGCCATCATCGGCTACCGCAGCTATCTCAATCAGGACACGCTGCCCGGCGACACGTGCCTCGTATTCACCGAACCGACCCTCGATGCGTGGAAGATCGACTACCGGTTAATCACCATGTTGTCGCAATTCGACGACATCGGCGCACACTTCATCGCCTGCCGCGACGCCGGTA